From the genome of Methanobrevibacter smithii ATCC 35061, one region includes:
- a CDS encoding zinc metalloprotease HtpX, translating to MKGTWKLKVRMALTMIILFTIVYFLVILAGSYLGIGGPSFYLIISLCIVAAQYWFGPTLVKHSMNVRPLSESEAPNIHQMVEELACEAGVPKPQIELSEINVPNAFAYGRSKRSGHIAITRPILGLLDRNELKAVLGHEMGHIKHNDMIVTAIVSLVPMICYYIALSFMFSRNNENNAGIIIGILGYVFYLIGQLLVLFISRTREYYADEASVEYGNRPADLVSALYKLSYGAARCDDETIKDVNTVRAFFVNDVDNATRDLNDFRQIDFDGDGSISEEELRELSQRNVDVSTSNKIMELFSTHPDSLKRVKRLSELEN from the coding sequence ATGAAAGGTACATGGAAACTTAAAGTAAGAATGGCACTTACTATGATTATATTGTTCACTATTGTGTATTTCCTTGTTATATTGGCTGGTAGCTATTTGGGAATTGGTGGACCATCATTTTACTTAATTATAAGTCTTTGTATTGTAGCTGCACAGTACTGGTTTGGCCCTACATTAGTTAAACATTCTATGAATGTAAGGCCGTTGTCTGAAAGTGAAGCTCCAAATATTCATCAGATGGTTGAAGAACTTGCATGTGAAGCAGGTGTTCCAAAACCACAGATCGAACTTTCTGAAATAAATGTTCCGAATGCATTTGCATATGGCAGGTCTAAAAGAAGTGGACATATAGCTATTACTCGTCCAATTTTAGGTTTGCTTGATAGAAATGAGTTAAAAGCAGTTTTAGGTCATGAAATGGGTCATATTAAACATAATGACATGATTGTTACAGCTATTGTAAGCTTAGTTCCAATGATTTGTTATTATATTGCATTATCATTTATGTTTTCACGCAACAACGAAAACAATGCAGGTATTATTATCGGAATATTGGGTTATGTATTCTATCTTATAGGACAATTGCTTGTATTATTTATATCAAGAACAAGAGAATATTATGCAGATGAAGCTAGTGTGGAATATGGAAATCGTCCAGCAGATTTAGTTTCAGCTCTTTATAAATTATCTTACGGAGCTGCAAGATGTGACGATGAAACAATTAAGGATGTAAATACTGTTCGTGCATTTTTTGTTAATGATGTAGATAATGCTACAAGAGATTTAAATGACTTCAGACAAATAGATTTCGATGGTGACGGATCCATTTCCGAAGAAGAGTTAAGGGAACTTAGTCAAAGAAATGTTGATGTTTCTACATCTAATAAAATTATGGAATTGTTCTCAACACATCCGGATTCATTAAAAAGAGTAAAAAGACTTTCTGAATTAGAAAATTAG
- a CDS encoding replication factor C small subunit, with protein MSGPWVEKYRPQNLDDIIGQKQIVNRLQKYVGEESMPNLMFTGPAGVGKTTTAIALVKAILGEYWRQNFLELNASDARGIDTVRNDIKNFCRLKPVGAPFRIIFLDEVDNMTKDAQHALRREMEMYTKTASFILSCNYSSKIIDPIQSRCAIFRFGPIKGEEIANRLKYICTSERFEYTDGGIEAIEYFAEGDMRKAVNVLQAAASEGKQVDEDAVYEVVSKAKPQDVHNLITKALSGDFMGARNLLRETMVLQGTSGEDMVSQIYQDVSKRVFEGKMEADIYIDLIEAIADCDFRIREGANPRIQLEALLTQFL; from the coding sequence ATGAGCGGACCTTGGGTAGAAAAATATAGACCACAAAATTTAGATGACATTATCGGGCAAAAACAGATTGTAAACAGACTCCAAAAATATGTAGGTGAAGAAAGCATGCCTAATTTAATGTTTACAGGACCTGCAGGTGTTGGAAAAACAACTACTGCAATAGCTCTTGTAAAAGCTATTCTTGGGGAGTATTGGAGACAAAACTTTTTAGAATTAAATGCATCAGATGCAAGAGGAATCGATACTGTAAGAAATGACATTAAAAATTTCTGCAGATTAAAACCTGTCGGAGCCCCATTTAGAATAATATTCTTAGATGAAGTAGATAACATGACTAAAGATGCTCAGCATGCTCTTCGTCGTGAAATGGAAATGTATACTAAAACTGCTTCATTTATACTTTCTTGTAATTACTCCTCTAAAATTATTGACCCTATTCAATCAAGATGTGCAATATTCAGATTTGGACCTATTAAAGGAGAAGAAATTGCAAACAGATTAAAATACATTTGCACATCAGAAAGATTTGAATACACTGATGGAGGAATTGAAGCTATTGAATACTTTGCAGAAGGAGACATGCGTAAAGCAGTGAATGTACTTCAGGCAGCTGCTTCTGAAGGAAAACAAGTTGATGAAGATGCAGTTTACGAAGTTGTTTCAAAAGCAAAACCTCAGGATGTTCATAATCTCATAACAAAAGCATTGTCTGGAGATTTTATGGGTGCACGTAATCTTTTAAGAGAAACCATGGTTTTGCAAGGAACAAGCGGAGAAGACATGGTTAGTCAAATCTACCAGGATGTTTCCAAAAGAGTATTTGAAGGAAAAATGGAAGCAGACATTTATATTGATTTAATTGAAGCAATAGCAGATTGTGATTTTAGAATAAGAGAAGGAGCAAATCCAAGAATCCAACTAGAAGCTCTTTTAACCCAATTCTTATAA
- a CDS encoding replication factor C large subunit: MLWTDKYRPKTLDEVVGNNKEKALIQKWVDNWKAGNPQKPLLLVGPPGIGKTTLAQAIAREFSEYIELNASDKRSQDVIKSTIGESSSSKSLFGDDYKLLILDEVDGIHGTNDRGGVRAIGDIIKKAKHPMILIANDFYSKRIASLKTKCDVLKMSKVRSPSINKLLKQIAINEGIKANPAALKELAKKSNGDMRSAINTFQALANQNEVLELSDIENITTKDDRSTIINGVTAVLKSKNPNHVKKALMVEEDPTLVMEYIAENIPREYTKKKEIKKAYENIAKADLYFGRARSSRYYGYWKYATDFMGVGVSDAKDETYKKFTRITSPTVFTLMGRNRGKRNLRDRIAEKMSQKLHISHSVAISMFPYLEIMFENNELAWEISDFLGFEEDEIKRFRTRKIPKKVIEKMEKQKAQKRVEQRDARAQEIQDGLMATIPPQKEVKEEPTEEIQEEVVDEIKEETVEEIQEESQKEVEEKPKKKTDKQVSLFNF; the protein is encoded by the coding sequence ATGTTATGGACAGACAAATACCGACCAAAAACACTGGATGAAGTGGTTGGCAATAACAAAGAAAAAGCATTAATCCAAAAATGGGTGGATAACTGGAAAGCAGGAAATCCGCAAAAGCCATTACTCCTAGTTGGACCTCCAGGAATTGGAAAAACAACACTTGCTCAAGCAATAGCCCGAGAATTCTCAGAATACATAGAACTAAATGCAAGTGATAAACGTTCTCAGGATGTTATTAAAAGCACTATTGGAGAATCCTCTTCCAGCAAATCATTATTTGGAGATGACTACAAACTACTTATTCTTGATGAAGTAGACGGAATTCACGGAACTAATGACCGAGGAGGAGTAAGAGCTATTGGAGACATTATTAAAAAAGCAAAACATCCAATGATTCTAATAGCTAATGACTTTTATTCAAAACGTATTGCATCACTTAAAACAAAATGTGATGTTTTAAAAATGAGTAAAGTCAGAAGCCCGAGTATTAACAAATTACTTAAACAAATAGCCATTAATGAAGGAATTAAAGCAAATCCTGCAGCACTTAAAGAACTGGCTAAAAAATCTAATGGAGATATGCGTTCAGCAATAAACACATTCCAAGCACTGGCTAATCAAAATGAAGTTCTTGAACTAAGTGATATTGAAAACATAACTACAAAAGATGACAGGTCAACAATAATCAATGGAGTTACTGCTGTTTTAAAAAGTAAAAATCCTAACCATGTTAAAAAAGCATTGATGGTTGAAGAAGACCCGACACTTGTAATGGAATACATTGCAGAAAATATTCCCCGTGAATACACAAAGAAAAAGGAAATCAAAAAGGCATATGAAAATATTGCCAAAGCGGATTTGTACTTTGGAAGAGCTAGAAGCAGCAGATACTACGGCTATTGGAAATATGCAACTGATTTCATGGGAGTTGGAGTCAGTGATGCAAAAGACGAAACTTACAAAAAGTTTACAAGAATCACTTCCCCTACAGTATTTACATTAATGGGACGAAACAGAGGAAAAAGAAACCTCAGAGACAGAATAGCTGAAAAAATGTCTCAAAAACTACATATTTCACACAGCGTAGCTATTTCAATGTTCCCCTATCTTGAAATCATGTTTGAAAACAATGAACTTGCCTGGGAAATATCTGACTTTTTAGGTTTTGAAGAAGACGAAATAAAACGTTTCAGAACCAGAAAAATACCTAAAAAAGTTATTGAAAAAATGGAAAAACAGAAAGCTCAAAAAAGAGTTGAACAAAGAGATGCAAGAGCTCAGGAAATCCAGGACGGATTAATGGCTACAATCCCACCTCAAAAAGAAGTTAAAGAGGAACCTACTGAGGAAATACAAGAAGAAGTTGTTGATGAAATAAAAGAAGAAACTGTTGAGGAAATACAAGAAGAATCTCAAAAAGAAGTTGAAGAAAAACCTAAAAAGAAAACTGACAAACAAGTTTCCTTATTCAACTTCTAA
- the aroE gene encoding shikimate dehydrogenase: MINGSTKIVGLIGHPVEHSFSPPMHNAAFEELGLDYAYVPFNVCPENLKSAILGAKSLNIKGFNVTIPHKINVMKYLDKLDPIAKLIGAVNTIDFKEMKGYNTDGIGCIKAIGEVTSIKDKNIVVAGAGGASRAISFYLARENPQSIHILNRDINKAKSLAEDLKNSKLTDNVDFDSIDKIVGYVSDADILIDTTPVGMSPHVNDEAIVKAEDMHSDLVVNDIVYNPNETVLLSEAIKAGATPVYGIKMLLYQGAESFEIWTGEKAPVDVMEKTLRKTLDL; the protein is encoded by the coding sequence ATGATTAATGGAAGTACAAAAATTGTAGGTTTGATAGGCCATCCTGTAGAACATAGTTTTTCTCCACCTATGCACAATGCGGCTTTTGAAGAATTGGGGCTGGACTATGCTTATGTTCCATTTAATGTTTGTCCTGAAAACTTGAAATCAGCTATTTTGGGAGCAAAATCTCTTAATATAAAAGGTTTTAATGTAACTATTCCTCATAAAATCAATGTAATGAAGTATTTGGACAAACTGGATCCGATAGCTAAATTAATTGGTGCAGTAAATACAATTGATTTTAAAGAAATGAAAGGATATAACACTGATGGGATAGGATGTATTAAAGCTATTGGGGAAGTAACTTCGATTAAAGATAAAAATATTGTAGTGGCTGGTGCTGGTGGGGCTTCAAGAGCTATTTCTTTTTATCTGGCTCGTGAAAATCCTCAAAGTATACATATTTTAAATAGGGATATAAATAAAGCAAAATCATTAGCAGAGGATCTTAAAAACTCTAAATTAACAGATAATGTTGATTTTGATTCAATTGATAAAATAGTTGGTTATGTAAGTGATGCGGATATTTTAATAGATACTACTCCTGTAGGAATGAGTCCTCATGTAAATGACGAAGCTATTGTTAAAGCAGAGGATATGCATTCTGATTTGGTTGTTAATGATATTGTTTATAATCCTAATGAAACAGTACTTCTTAGTGAAGCTATTAAGGCAGGTGCAACTCCTGTTTATGGAATTAAAATGTTATTGTATCAGGGTGCAGAGAGCTTTGAAATCTGGACAGGAGAGAAGGCACCTGTTGATGTTATGGAAAAAACACTTAGAAAAACACTTGATTTATGA
- a CDS encoding CPBP family intramembrane glutamic endopeptidase translates to MDFNITNFNERLKSIKLRELIVAGIAAIILGVILSEIFPAIYDSDDLYFVVITILILVFFIYALKGTYGLKTNIHSVFETGNQKEIIYVFLINIFFAMVFLALFSSLDIMIGFLDPSWETGFEFDYVSLTPIAFFIDALGTIILAPIVEELVFRGVLLNRLKLRIGIIPAILVSSFLFGIGHEFGGMISAFLFGICMCILYLKTDNILIPITVHFINNLVVTLLESTHIDTIMLEFPWIIPTLIICLISSVLLILYIYKGFKKVKTLT, encoded by the coding sequence ATGGATTTTAATATCACTAATTTCAACGAAAGATTAAAATCAATAAAACTTAGAGAGTTGATAGTTGCAGGAATAGCAGCCATAATCCTTGGAGTAATTTTAAGTGAAATATTTCCAGCTATTTATGATTCTGATGATTTATACTTTGTTGTAATTACAATTTTAATATTAGTATTCTTCATTTATGCTCTGAAAGGCACATATGGATTAAAAACGAATATTCATTCTGTTTTTGAAACTGGAAATCAAAAAGAAATCATTTATGTATTTTTAATAAACATATTTTTTGCAATGGTTTTTCTTGCATTATTTTCCAGTTTAGACATTATGATTGGATTTCTAGACCCCAGCTGGGAAACAGGATTTGAATTTGACTATGTAAGCCTCACACCAATTGCATTTTTTATAGATGCACTTGGAACAATTATTCTTGCACCAATTGTTGAAGAGCTAGTTTTTAGAGGAGTGCTGCTTAATCGATTAAAACTGAGAATCGGAATTATTCCTGCTATTTTAGTTTCTTCATTCTTATTTGGAATTGGACATGAATTTGGAGGAATGATAAGTGCATTCCTATTTGGAATTTGTATGTGTATCCTCTATTTAAAAACAGACAACATTTTAATTCCGATAACAGTTCATTTCATTAATAATTTAGTTGTAACTCTCTTAGAATCAACACATATTGACACAATAATGTTAGAATTTCCTTGGATAATTCCAACATTAATTATATGTTTAATATCAAGTGTTTTGCTAATTTTATACATTTATAAAGGATTTAAGAAGGTAAAAACCCTTACTTAA
- the hisS gene encoding histidine--tRNA ligase, translating into MEFTRPRGTRDFLFDEMRERKKAESILRNVFENYAYQEIKTPLFEELKLFTTKSGEEIVDQLYNFKDKSDRELTLRPEITAPVARLYLNELQKTASKPIKLYYYGSCFRYERPQKGRFRQFWQFGCELIGAKSPQGEAEVIAMCSESIEKLGIPGADVNINHLGIIRGLFKHFNIDTATQREVMVVIDKGDKDLLKESLTGENPIIDNEELNHVLFKLIDMVGDKSIIKDIEELVAPYPESHDALNELEELIDTLASFKMENYTLNLGVARGLDYYTGIVFEVYIPSLGAQKQVCGGGTYSLIKIFGGEEVVSTGFAFGFDRLMNAIEELATPEELPCPIDIYVAPISDDVRLKAYEITQTLRSAGIACDVDLNGKKFKKIMNHANKIKVKQVAIIGAKDLENNQITIKNMESGNQELVDLDNVVEYIKGV; encoded by the coding sequence ATGGAATTTACAAGACCTAGAGGAACTAGAGATTTTCTTTTTGATGAAATGAGAGAAAGAAAAAAAGCAGAATCCATATTACGCAATGTATTTGAAAATTATGCTTATCAGGAAATTAAAACACCTTTATTTGAAGAATTGAAATTATTTACAACAAAATCTGGAGAAGAAATTGTAGACCAATTATACAATTTCAAAGACAAATCTGATAGAGAATTAACTTTAAGACCAGAAATTACTGCTCCAGTAGCTAGATTATACTTAAATGAGCTTCAAAAAACTGCATCCAAACCTATCAAACTTTATTATTACGGAAGCTGTTTTAGATATGAAAGACCACAAAAAGGAAGATTTAGACAATTCTGGCAATTTGGCTGTGAATTAATTGGAGCTAAATCACCGCAAGGAGAAGCTGAAGTTATTGCAATGTGTTCAGAATCCATTGAAAAACTTGGAATCCCTGGTGCAGACGTTAATATAAATCATTTAGGAATCATTCGCGGATTATTCAAACATTTCAACATAGATACAGCCACCCAAAGAGAAGTTATGGTTGTTATTGATAAAGGAGATAAAGACCTTCTAAAAGAATCTTTAACCGGTGAAAACCCTATTATTGACAATGAAGAATTAAACCATGTTTTATTTAAATTAATTGATATGGTTGGAGACAAATCCATTATCAAAGACATTGAAGAACTAGTTGCACCATATCCTGAATCTCACGATGCTTTAAATGAGCTTGAAGAGCTTATTGATACACTAGCTAGTTTTAAAATGGAAAATTACACTTTAAACTTAGGTGTGGCAAGAGGACTTGACTATTATACAGGAATTGTATTTGAAGTTTATATCCCATCTCTTGGAGCTCAAAAGCAGGTTTGTGGAGGAGGAACTTACAGTTTAATTAAAATCTTTGGTGGCGAAGAAGTAGTTTCCACCGGTTTTGCATTTGGTTTTGACAGATTAATGAATGCAATTGAAGAATTGGCAACTCCAGAAGAACTTCCATGCCCTATTGACATCTATGTAGCTCCAATTTCTGATGATGTAAGACTTAAAGCTTATGAAATAACCCAAACTTTAAGATCTGCAGGAATAGCCTGTGATGTTGACTTAAACGGTAAAAAATTCAAGAAAATAATGAATCATGCAAATAAAATCAAAGTAAAACAAGTAGCCATCATTGGAGCTAAAGATTTAGAAAACAACCAGATTACCATTAAAAATATGGAAAGCGGAAACCAGGAATTAGTAGACCTTGATAATGTAGTGGAATATATTAAAGGTGTATAA
- the hisI gene encoding phosphoribosyl-AMP cyclohydrolase yields MEINFRHEINGQKVITAIAQDWKTGQILMVANMNKDALQKTIETGKAHYWSTSRNSQWLKGESSGHTQEVKEILVDCDMDAVVLKVKQNGAACHEGYFSCFFRKLNTKNIENFNEEDLETILEKVFNPDDVY; encoded by the coding sequence ATGGAAATTAATTTTAGACATGAAATAAATGGTCAAAAAGTCATTACTGCTATTGCCCAAGATTGGAAAACCGGGCAAATACTTATGGTAGCTAATATGAACAAAGATGCCCTTCAAAAAACAATTGAAACTGGAAAAGCTCATTATTGGAGCACTTCCCGTAATTCCCAATGGCTAAAAGGTGAAAGTTCAGGCCACACCCAGGAAGTTAAAGAAATACTTGTTGACTGTGATATGGATGCAGTTGTTTTAAAAGTCAAACAAAACGGAGCTGCATGTCATGAAGGCTACTTTTCATGTTTCTTTAGAAAACTAAACACTAAAAACATTGAAAACTTTAATGAAGAGGATCTTGAAACAATTTTAGAAAAAGTTTTCAATCCTGATGATGTGTATTAA
- a CDS encoding PINc/VapC family ATPase, producing the protein MKTIIPDTSAVIEGAISKIIAEEDLDYPEIIVPEAVVCELEHQANANRNEGINGLKELQKLQEAQDNGELAITFKGKRPTNYDIKYAKSGEIDSLIRDLARSEFGTLVTNDKVQAETAKAQGISVYYFKQEYKHKELSIEKLFDDDTMSVHLKENVVPMAKKGKPGHVEFVKIGDKPYTYSDILDIYNEILEKSRSDPKSYLESDKDGSTVIQSREYRISMAKPPFSEAFEITAVRPVANVSLDEYNISEKLMERISKSAEGILISGSPGAGKSTFVQALAKYYAEDLNKIVKTMESPRDLQLPAEITQYAPLEGSMENTADVLLLVRPDYTIYDELRKNSDFNIFADMRMAGVGMIGVVHATRPIDAIQRISSRVELGIITSVVDTSIYIEDGDIKEVFETKMTVKVPSGMKEADLARPVIEIRDFETGELKNEIYTYGEQTIVMDLDLVNNSSSNPTTAKSAVDRLAEQQILRKIKRLIPKSKVGVEVISPERANIYINEKYIPKIIGKNGKRIAEIEKDIGISLGVEILENTPGHLARGEKFEVDIIHTKKQLILDLGKVNGTQNFDIFVGGEYLLTATTSRKGEIKIKRGIELSDILLDAIEMGLDITAVKK; encoded by the coding sequence ATGAAAACAATAATACCAGATACAAGTGCCGTAATAGAAGGAGCTATAAGTAAAATAATAGCTGAAGAAGATTTGGATTATCCTGAGATTATTGTTCCTGAAGCTGTTGTTTGTGAACTTGAACATCAAGCAAATGCCAACAGAAATGAAGGAATAAATGGTTTAAAAGAGCTTCAGAAATTACAGGAAGCCCAGGACAATGGTGAATTGGCCATTACATTTAAAGGAAAACGTCCAACCAATTACGACATCAAATATGCAAAAAGCGGAGAAATTGACAGTTTAATTAGAGATTTGGCCAGAAGCGAATTTGGAACATTAGTTACAAATGATAAAGTTCAGGCCGAAACTGCAAAAGCACAGGGAATATCTGTTTACTACTTTAAACAGGAATATAAACACAAAGAATTATCTATTGAAAAATTATTTGACGACGACACAATGTCAGTTCATTTAAAAGAAAATGTTGTTCCAATGGCTAAAAAAGGAAAACCTGGACATGTGGAATTTGTAAAAATTGGAGATAAACCTTACACATATTCAGATATTTTAGATATCTATAATGAAATCCTGGAAAAAAGCAGAAGCGACCCTAAAAGCTATCTGGAATCAGACAAAGACGGATCAACTGTTATTCAATCCAGAGAATACAGAATTTCAATGGCCAAACCACCATTTTCAGAAGCTTTTGAAATAACTGCCGTCAGACCAGTAGCTAATGTCAGTCTAGATGAATATAATATTTCCGAAAAGCTAATGGAAAGAATAAGCAAAAGTGCTGAAGGAATACTTATTTCAGGTTCTCCAGGAGCTGGAAAAAGTACATTTGTTCAGGCATTAGCTAAATATTATGCTGAAGATTTAAATAAAATTGTAAAAACAATGGAATCCCCAAGAGATTTGCAACTTCCAGCAGAAATTACGCAGTATGCTCCTTTAGAAGGAAGTATGGAAAATACTGCTGATGTTTTATTACTTGTCAGACCAGACTACACAATTTATGATGAACTTAGAAAAAACAGCGATTTTAACATATTTGCAGATATGAGAATGGCGGGAGTCGGAATGATTGGAGTAGTTCATGCTACAAGACCAATTGATGCCATACAAAGAATTTCATCAAGAGTGGAACTTGGAATAATTACTTCAGTAGTAGACACCAGCATTTACATTGAAGATGGAGATATTAAAGAAGTATTTGAAACAAAAATGACTGTTAAAGTTCCATCAGGTATGAAGGAAGCAGATTTAGCCAGACCAGTTATTGAAATTCGTGATTTTGAAACTGGAGAACTTAAAAATGAAATCTACACATACGGTGAGCAAACAATTGTAATGGACCTTGATTTAGTTAACAATTCTTCAAGCAATCCAACTACTGCCAAATCTGCCGTAGACAGGCTAGCCGAACAGCAAATCCTTAGAAAAATTAAAAGATTAATTCCTAAATCAAAAGTAGGGGTAGAAGTAATTTCTCCTGAAAGAGCCAATATTTACATCAATGAAAAATATATTCCAAAAATCATCGGTAAAAATGGAAAAAGAATAGCTGAGATTGAAAAGGATATTGGAATAAGCCTAGGTGTTGAAATTCTTGAAAACACTCCAGGACATCTGGCCCGCGGTGAAAAATTTGAAGTGGACATTATCCACACAAAAAAACAGCTAATTTTAGATTTGGGAAAAGTTAACGGTACACAAAACTTTGATATTTTTGTTGGAGGAGAATATTTACTTACAGCTACAACAAGCAGAAAAGGAGAAATTAAAATAAAAAGAGGCATCGAATTATCTGACATATTGCTCGATGCCATAGAAATGGGTTTAGATATAACTGCAGTTAAAAAATAG
- a CDS encoding sugar phosphate isomerase/epimerase family protein, with protein MKIGASTLSGFKDDIGTNLEYFEELGLDYAEILHQYPNQDLDTSIFENYSLKYSVHSPIINLNIASLTENIRQASIAEIKKSIDLANEIDAEIVVVHPGSIPFLGRDFKDKIFELNKQSIEEIGEYGKELGVNAAIENMPTFEGYMYSNPYELNELVTSLDMSMTLDIGHANHAGYGPEDMYFDSIKHIHAHDNNGDDDSHYALGDGSIDLKSIISTFEDKKYDGTYIIEVNEKDWVKKSYNYLKNNF; from the coding sequence ATGAAAATAGGTGCATCAACATTATCAGGATTTAAAGATGATATAGGAACAAATTTAGAATATTTTGAAGAATTAGGATTGGATTATGCAGAAATATTGCATCAATATCCAAATCAGGATTTAGATACCAGTATTTTTGAGAATTACAGTTTAAAATACAGTGTTCATTCCCCTATTATCAATTTAAATATTGCATCATTGACTGAAAACATCAGACAAGCTTCAATAGCTGAAATTAAAAAATCTATTGACCTTGCAAATGAAATTGATGCAGAAATTGTTGTTGTTCATCCAGGATCAATTCCTTTTTTAGGCAGAGACTTTAAAGATAAAATTTTTGAATTAAATAAACAGTCCATTGAAGAAATTGGAGAATATGGAAAAGAATTAGGTGTAAATGCAGCTATTGAAAATATGCCTACTTTTGAGGGATATATGTACTCAAATCCCTATGAACTAAACGAATTAGTTACTTCTCTAGATATGTCTATGACACTGGATATCGGTCATGCCAACCATGCAGGATATGGGCCGGAGGACATGTACTTTGATTCCATTAAACACATACATGCCCACGATAATAATGGTGATGATGACTCACACTATGCATTAGGTGATGGCTCTATTGATTTAAAAAGCATCATCTCTACTTTTGAAGATAAAAAGTATGATGGCACATATATCATAGAAGTAAATGAGAAGGATTGGGTTAAAAAAAGTTATAATTATTTAAAAAATAACTTTTAA
- a CDS encoding methylated-DNA--[protein]-cysteine S-methyltransferase, producing MIYTTCYDSPLGKLTLAGKNNKLIGLWIEGQKHFFGNFKDKTKKNDDLAIFRKTEKWLDSYFNGENPSIENLDLNLQGTDFRLKVWKILEGIAYGEVVTYGDIAKKISYDMSSQAVGGAVGHNPISIIVPCHRVVGFDGKLTGYAGGLENKVKLLELEGVKIRDLKVIF from the coding sequence ATGATTTATACGACTTGCTATGATTCTCCTTTGGGAAAGTTAACACTGGCTGGTAAAAACAATAAACTGATTGGTTTGTGGATTGAAGGTCAAAAACACTTTTTTGGAAATTTTAAAGATAAAACAAAGAAAAATGATGATTTGGCTATTTTTAGAAAAACTGAAAAATGGTTAGATAGCTATTTTAACGGAGAAAACCCTTCAATTGAAAATTTAGATTTAAATCTTCAGGGAACGGATTTTAGATTAAAAGTTTGGAAAATACTTGAAGGGATTGCCTATGGTGAAGTGGTTACCTACGGAGATATTGCAAAAAAGATAAGTTATGATATGTCTTCTCAGGCAGTTGGTGGTGCTGTAGGCCATAATCCTATTTCAATTATCGTTCCTTGCCATAGGGTTGTTGGTTTTGATGGTAAATTAACTGGTTATGCGGGAGGTTTGGAAAATAAGGTTAAATTATTAGAATTGGAAGGTGTAAAAATAAGGGATTTAAAAGTTATTTTTTAA